From Virgibacillus ihumii, the proteins below share one genomic window:
- a CDS encoding YtoQ family protein gives MDLTVYLAGQIHDDWREKVKAKAKEKSLPISFVSPQTNHERSDNVGEDILGEQPNKTVKDDAASDINNFRTEVLMQKSDAVIALFGESYKQWNTAMDASAAISMNKPTIIVRPDSLVHPLKELSNKANVTVGNIDQALDVLAYIYE, from the coding sequence ATGGATCTGACTGTATATTTAGCCGGACAAATTCATGATGACTGGCGTGAAAAAGTAAAAGCCAAGGCAAAAGAAAAAAGCTTGCCGATTTCGTTTGTATCACCGCAGACAAATCACGAACGATCCGATAATGTCGGGGAAGATATTCTTGGAGAGCAACCGAACAAAACAGTTAAAGATGATGCTGCATCCGACATCAATAACTTCAGAACTGAGGTATTAATGCAGAAATCCGATGCGGTTATTGCATTATTCGGGGAAAGTTACAAGCAGTGGAATACCGCAATGGATGCGAGTGCAGCCATTTCAATGAATAAACCGACCATTATCGTACGTCCGGACTCACTGGTGCATCCGCTGAAGGAGCTATCAAACAAAGCGAATGTAACCGTTGGAAACATCGACCAGGCACTGGATGTATTAGCCTACATTTATGAATAA
- a CDS encoding DUF84 family protein produces the protein MKILIGSKNPAKIEAVGSVFHVDNVTGIEVTSQVSAQPQTDEETRRGAINRARQCVTESTCDIGIGLEGGVMTLDNQLYVTNWGALVHSDGTTFTAGGARIQLPQEFSAKLNQGMELGDIMDDFAKRKDVRKKEGAIGIFTNELISRKEMFVHVVTLLKGQYDFSQK, from the coding sequence ATGAAAATTTTAATCGGGTCGAAAAATCCTGCTAAAATCGAGGCTGTGGGGTCGGTATTTCATGTTGATAATGTTACTGGAATTGAGGTAACATCTCAGGTCAGTGCCCAACCTCAGACGGATGAGGAAACCCGGCGCGGTGCTATAAATCGTGCCCGGCAATGTGTAACAGAGTCAACGTGTGACATTGGTATTGGGCTGGAAGGTGGTGTGATGACACTGGACAATCAGCTGTATGTAACGAATTGGGGTGCACTTGTCCACAGTGATGGCACTACCTTTACCGCTGGTGGTGCCAGAATTCAGCTCCCGCAGGAATTTTCAGCCAAACTTAATCAAGGGATGGAGCTTGGTGATATAATGGACGATTTCGCGAAACGAAAAGACGTCCGTAAAAAAGAAGGTGCTATTGGTATCTTTACGAATGAACTGATTTCGCGGAAAGAAATGTTTGTACATGTTGTTACACTTTTAAAAGGGCAGTATGACTTCAGCCAAAAATAA
- a CDS encoding M42 family metallopeptidase — MKQETMDMFRTLTELQGAPGNEQPVRRFMKHELEKYSDELIQDNLGGVFGVRKGEGPRVMVAGHMDEVGLMVTKITKNGMLRFQTLGGWWSQVLLAQRVQVMTDNGPITGVIGSIPPHNLTPEQRKKPMELSNMLIDIGADDQEDAERIGVKPGQAILPICPFTPMANDKKILAKAWDNRYGCGLSIELLKELKGETLSNELYSGATVQEEVGLRGAQVAANMIKPDIFYALDASPANDMSGDESEFGQLGKGALLRIFDRSMITHHGMRDFILDTAESNDIPYQYFISQGGTDAGRVHLSNDGVPSAVVGICSRYIHTAASMIHVDDYQAAKELIVKLAKSTDKSTLDSIKKAN; from the coding sequence ATGAAGCAGGAAACAATGGACATGTTCAGAACGCTTACCGAACTGCAGGGGGCACCGGGAAATGAGCAACCGGTTCGTCGGTTTATGAAACATGAACTTGAAAAATATTCAGATGAATTGATTCAGGACAATCTTGGCGGTGTGTTCGGTGTCAGAAAAGGGGAAGGTCCGCGTGTAATGGTTGCCGGCCATATGGATGAAGTTGGGTTAATGGTAACGAAAATCACCAAAAATGGGATGCTTCGTTTTCAGACTCTTGGTGGATGGTGGAGCCAGGTATTGCTTGCGCAGCGGGTACAGGTTATGACGGATAACGGGCCAATTACCGGTGTGATTGGATCGATCCCGCCACATAATCTTACACCGGAACAGCGCAAGAAACCAATGGAATTAAGCAATATGCTGATTGATATTGGTGCCGATGACCAGGAGGATGCTGAACGAATTGGTGTAAAACCGGGCCAGGCTATTTTGCCGATTTGTCCATTTACACCGATGGCAAATGATAAAAAGATTCTTGCAAAAGCCTGGGATAATCGTTATGGCTGCGGATTATCCATTGAATTACTGAAAGAATTAAAAGGTGAAACACTTTCAAACGAGTTATATTCAGGTGCAACGGTACAAGAGGAAGTGGGCTTGCGCGGCGCTCAGGTTGCCGCCAATATGATCAAGCCGGATATTTTTTATGCGCTTGATGCTTCTCCTGCCAATGATATGTCCGGTGATGAAAGTGAATTTGGTCAGCTTGGCAAGGGAGCATTGCTTCGAATTTTTGATCGTTCGATGATTACACATCATGGAATGAGGGACTTTATTCTGGATACAGCTGAATCCAATGACATTCCATATCAGTACTTTATATCGCAGGGTGGTACAGATGCCGGACGTGTTCATCTTTCTAATGACGGGGTTCCATCCGCAGTGGTTGGAATTTGTTCCAGATACATTCACACTGCCGCATCAATGATTCACGTGGATGATTATCAGGCGGCCAAGGAATTAATTGTCAAGCTTGCTAAATCCACGGATAAAAGCACGTTGGATAGCATTAAAAAGGCTAATTAA
- a CDS encoding PepSY domain-containing protein, whose amino-acid sequence MSVKKAVLAAGLGVAVGYVAKQQIDNYQKITPEKALKQAKETFKKQGPISGSWIYMKPEEVERNGLLYNAYRGGVTRNIDGENKQFEFYVDVETGAVIGSVQTA is encoded by the coding sequence ATGAGTGTAAAAAAAGCAGTACTGGCAGCCGGTTTAGGCGTTGCAGTTGGCTATGTGGCAAAACAACAAATTGACAATTACCAAAAAATCACCCCGGAAAAAGCATTAAAACAGGCAAAAGAGACATTTAAAAAACAAGGTCCGATCAGCGGTTCATGGATTTATATGAAACCTGAGGAAGTGGAGCGAAACGGTTTGTTGTATAATGCTTATCGCGGTGGCGTAACCAGAAATATCGACGGGGAAAACAAGCAGTTTGAATTCTATGTGGACGTTGAAACAGGTGCAGTCATCGGTTCTGTACAAACAGCATAA
- a CDS encoding YtnP family quorum-quenching lactonase yields METLQVGRAKLTWLNGGVNFLDGGAMFGVVPKALWSRKYPYNEKNQIELRTDPILLQLDGRNYLIDSGMGNDKLTDKQLRNFGVLEESSLNQSLAEVGLTVNDIDAMLMTHLHFDHACGITKAVGDGYESLFKNAVIHVSQVEWDEMRNPNIRSANTYWEMNWKPIQEQVQPFENEKQIADGLKMIHTGGHSDGHSILVFEDGDETFIHMADIMPTHAHQNKLWALAYDDYPVTSVHQKEKWMDFGYSKQAWYTFYHDAYLRAVKFDAEGKRIDQVDRERYEYK; encoded by the coding sequence ATGGAGACACTGCAAGTAGGCAGGGCAAAGTTGACTTGGCTGAACGGGGGAGTAAACTTCCTTGATGGAGGCGCAATGTTTGGTGTTGTTCCTAAGGCATTATGGAGCAGGAAATATCCGTACAATGAAAAAAACCAGATTGAATTACGGACAGATCCGATTTTACTTCAGCTGGACGGTCGGAACTACCTGATTGATTCTGGTATGGGTAATGATAAACTTACCGATAAACAGTTGCGGAATTTTGGGGTGCTGGAAGAATCTTCACTTAATCAATCATTGGCTGAGGTAGGTCTGACGGTTAATGACATTGATGCAATGCTCATGACGCATCTTCATTTTGACCATGCGTGTGGTATTACAAAAGCAGTTGGTGATGGTTACGAGTCTCTTTTTAAGAACGCAGTGATTCACGTCTCTCAGGTTGAATGGGATGAAATGCGGAACCCGAATATCCGGTCTGCGAATACATACTGGGAAATGAATTGGAAACCGATTCAGGAGCAGGTGCAGCCGTTCGAAAATGAAAAGCAGATTGCTGATGGGCTAAAAATGATTCATACCGGCGGACACAGTGACGGCCATTCGATACTGGTATTTGAAGATGGGGATGAAACCTTTATCCATATGGCTGACATTATGCCGACCCATGCACATCAAAATAAGCTGTGGGCACTTGCCTATGACGATTATCCTGTTACTTCCGTTCATCAGAAAGAGAAATGGATGGATTTTGGCTACTCCAAGCAGGCATGGTATACATTTTATCATGACGCCTATCTTCGTGCGGTCAAATTTGACGCGGAAGGCAAGCGGATTGATCAGGTGGATAGAGAACGGTATGAATATAAGTAA